AGCAGCCTAAAACTTTCATCCACGGCACTATGAGCCAGATTTCTCCCACTAAGTCTCCCGTCCCACAACCTAACTTCCTTCAGCAATATACTACCTGGCTGTATGCCTTTTGGAAATTCAGTCGTCCCCACACCATCATTGGCACAAGTCTGAGTGTATTGGGATTGTACGCGATCGCCCTAGCAGAATCCTCCACCAGCTTTTCCAGCATCCAGCTTATCCAGCTTTTCGGAACCTGGATTGCTTGTTTGTGCGGCAATATCTACATCGTAGGATTAAATCAACTGGAAGATGTGGAAATTGACCAAATTAATAAACCCCATTTGCCGCTAGCTGCTGGTGAATTTTCCCGGCTACAAGCGCAGGTGATTGTTGGTGTTACAGGCGTTTTGGCACTGTTATTGGCTTGGTTGTTGGGGCCTTTTTTGCTGGCGATGGTGAGTATTAGTTTGGGGATCGGGACGGCTTATTCTCTGCCGCCTATTCGGTTAAAAAGGTTTCCTTTTTGGGCAGCAGTTTGCATTTTTGGCGTGAGAGGGGTGATTGTTAATTTAGGATTGTTTTTGCACTTTAACCAGAAATGGCAAAACGCAGACGAAATAATTGTGCCACGAGAGGTTTGGGCGCTGACGCTGTTTGTTTTGGTGTTTACTTTTGCGATCGCAATCTTCAAAGATATCCCGGATATGGAAGGCGATCGCCAATACAACATTACCACTTTCACGATTAAAATGGGTTCCCAAGCAGTTTTTAACTTGGCCCGTTGGGTGTTAACTGTCTGCTATGTGGGCGCTCTAGTTGCTGGGGGACTATACTTACCATCAGTCAACCCAGTTTTTATGATTGTCACTCATACGATCGCGCTGGGTTTGATGTGGTGGCGGAGTATGAGTGTGGACTTGCAAGATAAAAGTGCGATCGCTCAGTATTACCAATTTATCTGGAAACTCTTCTTCTTGGAATATCTAATTTTTCCAGCTGCCTGTCTGATGGCTTAATTACATAAACGTTTTTGCCCCCCTAACCCATGCCGACATCCTTGGTGGAAGCAGGAAGCAGACCCTCTAGAAATTATTTCTAGTTGAATGGTGAAGCTTACATAAGTTTAGCCAAGTTTTGTGAAGCAGTGCTTTTCTATCTAAGGCTAGAGGAAAATATTTGCAGATTTCATTACAATCGTGTCTATTAAGAAAAACGCCGCCTCTGCGCTGCTCTAGCTCTGAAGCGGTAACGCCTGCGATCGCATGAACCCTAGTTGTACTGGCGTTGAGAAATTAATTGAAGGAAAACGCTGTTGTTTGGGTTCATAAACTTCGCTTAAAATTACTGCCTATAACCCAGAGCCAGAGGAGATACTGAATGGACAAAATATATCCCCAGCCAAAAGCTTCGCGCAAAATAGCGTTACTGCTTAGCGCACTACTAATGTCGCCGCTTTTCACTGCCTGTGGAGGAGGCTCAAGAAATGAAGTTACTGCGCCCCGCGATACTAGGGCTGGTCAAACAGCGCCAAATACTTCCCGCCCAGCTTCACCCCAAGCGCGTAAAGGATTGTCAACAGGCCAGAAAGTGGCAATAACATTGGCTGGAGCCGCCGCACTTTACTATCTCTACAACAAGCATAAGAGCAAACAAGCGGAAGGGGCGCAGGGCAAGTATTACCTTTCCAAAAACGGGCGCGTTTACTACCGCGATGCCCAAGGTAAGGCTCAGTGGGTAACGCCGCCGCCTGGGGGAATTCAAGTTCCAGAGTCGGAAGCCCAACAATACCGCGACTTCAAGGGCTATAACGGAAAATCAACAGGGCGCGATTTAACCGATTTGGCACCAGCGCAGTAACGCTAATGCAGATAGGCGGCATCAGATCGATCGCGTAATGTGCCGAAGGCGCGATCGCATTCAAGTTAGGCTAAAAAAGTCTATTTGTAATCTGCCCGCCCATCTACACAGCAGTTCCATTACAAATTGAAACTGGAGATCGATCATGGTAGATGGATTTTTGAAAAAAATTGGTGAAGTCTTTGGTTCTGATGACCAGCAAGACGACAACTACGATCGGGAAGTACGTCCCGCCAGTGAAGACCCCTACGGCGACCCCGCAGATACGGGAATGTTTGGCGATGTCCGTCCCGCCAGTGAAGACCCCTACGGCGACCCCGCAGATACGGGAATGTTTGGCGATGTACGTCCCGCCAGTGAAGACCCCTATGGCGACCCCGGAGATATCGCTTCCGCTAGTGAAGACCCCTATGGCGACCCAGCCGACCAGGAAAACCGCTAGTAACGGAATGGTTGTTTAAAAAAAAAGGCAGTAGCATCATATGCTACTGCCTTTTTTTTAGCCGATATCAAGGTGTTTACGAGAACGCAAAGCG
The sequence above is drawn from the Argonema galeatum A003/A1 genome and encodes:
- a CDS encoding homogentisate phytyltransferase, encoding MSQISPTKSPVPQPNFLQQYTTWLYAFWKFSRPHTIIGTSLSVLGLYAIALAESSTSFSSIQLIQLFGTWIACLCGNIYIVGLNQLEDVEIDQINKPHLPLAAGEFSRLQAQVIVGVTGVLALLLAWLLGPFLLAMVSISLGIGTAYSLPPIRLKRFPFWAAVCIFGVRGVIVNLGLFLHFNQKWQNADEIIVPREVWALTLFVLVFTFAIAIFKDIPDMEGDRQYNITTFTIKMGSQAVFNLARWVLTVCYVGALVAGGLYLPSVNPVFMIVTHTIALGLMWWRSMSVDLQDKSAIAQYYQFIWKLFFLEYLIFPAACLMA
- a CDS encoding translation initiation factor; its protein translation is MVDGFLKKIGEVFGSDDQQDDNYDREVRPASEDPYGDPADTGMFGDVRPASEDPYGDPADTGMFGDVRPASEDPYGDPGDIASASEDPYGDPADQENR